aaaataaagatcAATATTAACATATATCAAGGGTTGCTTCTTTATTTCTCCATGAAATCTACCCTCCTTTCATAGCTGATTTATAGCTGTATACCTCAACAAATTTTGAGGCTGAAAAGATACATGGTAGCTAGGCATATAACATAAGGTGATGCAGCTAGCTAGCTATGTGGCACTGAATTTTGAGTCGAATCTTGGAGATGCATTAGACTTGGGCAGGGCCCCCTTCACTTTCAGACACTCCCCAGTCCCCACTCACCACTAGGCACTAACGACCCTATATATCTGTATCCACATGCCCTAAACTTATgaatgatgaattttttttgaaaagcatGTCCCCACAATCATtctgaatttatatatatatatatatatatatatatatatatatttatataaattaaactcAGGGGTCTAATCTAAATGCTATCATTTTCATGAGCCTTTCCGTGAGAGCGCATCTTTGCATGTAACGAGAGGGTACAGACATATCCAACTGTTTCAGTTCCACACCCATTTATTACGTGTAATTTATTTAGCTTTAGCTAGCCCTAGGTTAGCTCAGCCCCAGCCCCAGCTCCAGAGTGGAAATGTTTTAGGTCCATTTGTCGGTCTGATTTTAGGGCATATGACCCATCACTCAGCTATACCATAAGAGTTGAGACCAAACAAATATTACAGGCTGGTCATATCACTCACGAGACCTCACTGTTCATCATTTTCCCATCTCCTTTACTCATAATCTATGATCATTGGAAGACAAAAGCCACTCAACCCCATGTTCATGTGGCCTGCCCACGCCAAGGTTTAAAGGGGTACGTACATCCCCCCACAACACAgctaaccctaaaccctaaccctatCTAAACCCTAATTTTACGCATCACATAAATTTTGGCCAGATGAAGGGCCACATTGACCATGGAGCATGGAGAATGGACAACGGACCACGATCCATGAACCGCACTTACTTTATGGTCACATCAAACTCCTCAGGCAACAAATATCATGTACATGTTGTTTGATATCACATGCATTGATCCCATTTGGTGTCATTTTCAGACATGGCTTTACTTCCATGTTTTTGACAACCCATGTGTTGCAACTACACAAACGAAttgcattatttttcttttcaatggaAAATTACACCCAATAGAAGAATTTGTGCaaagatttatatatatttcttgaCATCTTCATGCATGGTATAAGACATATGTGTTACCTTATGAGAGTATATTAATGAGATCATGTATGGTTTGAATATAGATATTTACAATAGGTTAATTCATCATTAATTCCAAAAACATGTCAATGGAGTATCAACCTCTACACTCTAGACCTAAATTAGAATTAACTTAGGATTGTAGGACAAAAAGAATCAAGTTTTAGCAAATACATAACACTTGTTTTTGAAAAGCAATTCTTATAGGATCCAAGGCTTAGTTTGTTCGAATCTTGTTTGCTTAAAGACTTGTCCCAAGATTCATGCAATCTAGGTTTTTCATTAGGgaaaattattatataggatGGGTTAGAGATGATAGTGATAGAGAAGGTAATTTATTTCGATAAATCCTCAAAAAGCCTTAAATACAAAAAGTCAAATATACTTTCGgtgtttttcactttaaaatcaaacatgtcactactttgtcttttcctttttttaataataataataattttattattattattattattattatacttttCACTTTAAAGTCAAGTCAAATAGCTactttgtctttttcttttctaattaacaAATAAGAACAATATTAATAgtaatagatataaataatataataactaattataaattattgtttcatcgcgataattaaaaatatatattatattttgtatgaTATATATGTCATAggaaaatataacaaataagaataatattaatactaatagatataaataatataataactaactgtaaattattgttttacctcgataattaaaaaaatattataatttttattatatatatcataggaaaatattaccatttttatcaaatagatttcaaaatttttgagttGTTTAACTTTaccatatataattattaaaaaaaatttataataaaaaaattatttttataattattaaaaaatgaaattaaggcatattctaatatattatacttttaacATACTTATGATATAAGTTCAATAAATAAGTGTTGTACCTACAATTcacatctttttcttttcttatcatcatcatcatcaataacCTATCAAATAAGAacaattttaatactaatacacttaaataatataatattaattataaattatagtttcattaattattattttaaatatattgtaaataacttatccaaaataataataataataataataataatataattttaaaatttattgtttcattccaataattaaaaatataaagttattatatatatttcataaattttgacattaatactttaaatactttaaatatttttgacattaatactttaaatatgtaATACATTATGATTcaacttaattttgtttttaaatagacACTTGTGGATGGTTGTCCTATGCTctttaaaatctatttactACAAATTAActaaagatgattttttttataaaaaaaaagttatgattttcattataaaaattattgctAATAAGAATTCATCTAATATATAATGTTAATTTATTgagatgatatatatatatatatatatatatatatatatatactaatataGTAAAACAATGTTTCTAATGTTATTAGATTTGTTGTAAAATGTAGATTCAACATTTCTATATTGAACTTATAACATAAATACACTAAAAGTATGATACTTTACGACATGCTTTAATTTCACTTTATaaccattataaaaataattttttattgtaatattttcttaatatttatattgcaaaattaaacatttcaagaatgatattaataatgatatgaataattcaaattactaatatcataaataataatattaagagtaatattaatatttaataataataataatgcaaaaAGTAAACTTAcataggaattaaaaaaaaagtataattaattttaaaatgatcaatctttaaaattattacttgaGGATTTGATAGGAATTTGTAAACATGGTGACCCTTAAAGAGAATTATCACCCCTAGCtcatccttttttctttttctttttttgataattttcccTTTTGGTTATTGACCATTCTAACTTACATACTAACATATCAtgactaaaattaaataataaatcatcattttttttttaattttttttttacttcttataaGCCAAATGATAATTAAgcttataaatatatttttaagcaTCAACTTTCAACTATATATTACATTTGCAAAAATAACACCATATAATATCTCACATTCTAGCATGATTGcttaaaaactaaagaaatttaggggaaaaaaattgaataataatttacTTGAGAGCACTTAAGACATGAATTAgttgagaaaagaagaaaagctaAAAAGTTAGGATGGCTTAGGTCGTTTTATTTCATGATCCTTTGGTGTATTGCTTATTAGATAAAGGATGAAATTATTCTAATTATCATAATTGTAATTGAGAGTTAAAAGCATGATTTTTACTTCCTTTCTACATTCTAACCAAAGATGAAATTGTTGGTGAAGTAATACTTAGAAGATGATATTATTTTGGTATAACCTTGGAAAactgaaatttgaaattgattaaAGCATGATAACATGTGAGAGTGCAACTTGAGCGAATTGAACCGACCCAATCCGAACCCAACTTGATGTTTAAATGGGTTTGtgcaatcatttttaataatcaaattgggtttaagaaaagtttttttgaaTGAATTCAATTTAGGTTGTATAACTCGAGTCTAACTCGAACCTAATTGAATGTTTTTATAAGATCTATAATGCATATTATCTtattcaataatatttatttttttatttttaagaaaaaatatcaaattatattatatcatatatttttcattttttttataaaaatatgtaaatttatgtttattcattTGTTGTTGATTGGGCAGACCATTGATGATAGTTACTGGAACCAATTCATAGGCCTAATATGTGCGCAAACACACTCCATAAAATTGAACGAAAGAGCATAGGGACATGTGAATGGCCGTCAAGCCTTGAGggagggaaaaaataaaaactatcaaCCTAATTAATGGAATGAACAAATGACAAAGTGAATAGATTCTAAGTATTTTTAGTGGTTGATTGGAGTCTTAACATATGCTTATACCACATAAACAATATGATTTACGCAATATAAAAGACTTGACGTGGAACTCTAGATGTACGCTAGTTAAGAGTGGCAAGGGTTAGGAAGGGATTTGTCATCAGTTCTCTAGGTTGgtcatttttaagaattaataatttgatggtCAATTACTTCTATATTGGTCATTAGTAAGTTATCTTATTTTGGGAGAttgttaattcaaatttgaaggTTTAATTGTTATGTAAAAGATATCTTATTTTGATTCAATTGTTACTCCAAGTAAGGTTAGGTGGTTGCATATTGCTATTGATTTTAACTTGTCGAGGTCATTCTTATACTTAATCCTCAAGCTCAATATATGAATTGAGCATATCACCCATGGCCTCTAATTTTATGATATCACAATCATATGACCTCTAATTTTATGACATCACAATCATACTTGTTATCAAGttataatattcatataaacttaaaaagatTATTGTCCGTCTCTTTCAAAAACTAACTAAAGTTTCGGAcgaatgtattaaaaaaaaccacCCAAACATAAATTGTTGTAGATACGTTCATGGTTGACTATGAGAAAATTAGCCGAGAAAGATATTATTAGTCGTGCACGAACACTACATATATGTATCACTTCATGTAATCAAAAGTCCAGCCCAATAAGAAATGATTGGGCTCTAATCAAAGCCCAATTTGAACATGAAAAAGGAAACTGATCCACGGCCAGAAACACACGTTGGAGGGGTAGGACCCATGCTGCCATGCAACATATACGGCTCTGAGCATCTCCGAAAAAATACTGACACGACgtctcaaaattaattaaaaactaaagtCCGCAAAGGTCTGTTCGTACCAGTTAAACAGTTGAAATGCTctgagaaaattttctttttgactgTTTGGTGAGCGAGAGAATTCACAGGCGAAGGGCGGGGGAGGGTTTGGGTAGCGGAGGTGGCGGTGGCGGTGGCCCTTGGCCCTGGCCCCTGGTGGGGGTGGGGAGGTGGAGGCTTTGATGGGGACGCCACAACGTTCTCGTACGGTGCACAATCGACGAGGGAGGGGAGCATCGCAGCGCTCAGACGGTGCCACGTGGAGGAGTTTTATGGAGCGGACCGAAATGGGTGGCTTTTTCAGCTGTCACTGTAGCCGACATTGCTGACAGCCACGCACGTGGGGCTTGCACGGTTGGATAAGCAGAGCGGGGCCCACCACCCCTACCCCTTCcccctttttattattatttttgaaaaaaaatgaatttttgtcttAAATTTTAATCTTTGCTGTCAAATCGAACGTCTAATCGGATTGACCGTAGAATGCGGGATTCTCGTACGAGTGTTTTTAAATTCCGTGTATTTTGTATGTGCAACATCCCCACACGCCTCATTGGAGCGTGGAGGATACTCTCCACATTTTACTCATATTATCCACTTCCCCTCTCTAGGCTCATGTCTCGATACTCGGTCTATACAATGTCTACAGTTTGGCGTTAGGTTTATCCACAAAATAGGGAGCTTACAAGTCCCAAGTCACAActtctatttctttttaatctcccattttaaaattatttattctaataaaattaaaatttttatatttggatgaAGATGAGGATAAGAAATCAGTGATTGAAAAGGAGAAATACAAAATTGTGACATGTTGGATGGTAGTGGggcaagaaaatgaagagactTCCAGTATCATTTCCATTCTTTATATATGTTTGATTACTGCTGGCCAGCCTTTTTGGTTTTTCCccataatttctaatttcttctctcttttatcTCCTTTCTTTGAATCAAAATCAAGAACAGAAGTTTTAAGAAagtggtgaagaagaagaaagagtagAATTATTGAGAGGTCATACTCCCAAATGACAGATGAAGAGGAGAAAGTGAAAGGTCGACCAACTCTCTCTATCATGAAAGAGAGgagggtggggggggggggcagCAAAGGAAGGGGGGCGGGGGAGAGAGAAACGTGGCGGGGGTAGGGGGCAGATGGAAGGCCTTTTTGGAGGGGCCATTGGCAGCAGTGGGATTTGAGAGACACATGCATGCAAATGGCTTAAAAAGCAGGAGCATTTGCATTTCCACCACCTCATGCCTCATGCCTCATGGGGAAGGTAAATTTTTTGACTGTCCCTTTACTGCCATTTTTGGCTTCTCTTCCTGCAATTTTTCAGTTCTTCCTTTCTATCATTTCATTCCTCCATCTTTATCTCTAAAATAATCCTTTCTTCTTACTTTaaccctcttttctttttttcttatgacGACCCGGTATTTTCTGTACTCAGTGTCATGGCCATGCAATGCTGAATCTTTTCAATCAAGTATAGAAGATTGATActccatctatatatatatatatatatatacacacacaacaCCCATATTTGGAAGACCTAATTGGTTGTACTTCAAGTGAGTAAATGGTATTTTCACAggcattaaaatgaaaaaaaggtaAAAGTAAATGGACACCAAAATTGATGCTCGGGACACTAGAAATTTTAGGGTGTAGAACCCCAGAGTGAGTTCCAACCACACAAGCATCAGTACCATCACATCAATATCATTTTACAACAGACAAATTTTCAATCCAAGCTACAGAAAGCACATGacatcatcaatatatatacatatctaCACACACGCATGGAAGTTCTCACTGGTCAATCATAATTGAATCAGAATGTACAAAAATGATACACCTATGTTGCTCTCTTAGATCAGCCCATTTGAATTGATGTTTCTTTTATTGAATTCAGCTGTTTCAAATTAGTGTTGTTCACTGGATGATCATAGTTTTTGTTTAGGGGGTTGCCTTCTTTCAAAGCTGAGGAGCTGCATGATTTTGTTAATGCGAGCATACAGTATAAGTATTTTTAGCCTTAGTGTCCCAGTGAAAAACCAATTTCATACATATTTTAGCAGCATACATCATCCAGAGAGACATTCGAGTTCATCGTACATTTTGATTCACTAAAAGCTTTACCATTGTTAAAGGGTATTCGtttgaatttcatttgtttGAGTGGTGGaaacaagcaaaaagaaaaaggaaaaaaaatgtctcataaatatgtatatatcCATTATAGAAAAACCTACTTCATCTTTTGTACTTCTCTTTTAACCCATGATTCCAAGTACCATAAACATATATCAACTTCCTATAGTGGCAAATCCTAATTATTGGTAGCCACATCCTTAGCTTCACTAATTTAGGGCAATCATATCATTCATGAAAGTTTAGCACATTTGGTCATTGAACCATGAAATCATCAATCTCTAGTCATTCCAAAAGATTCTTTAGTTGGCAATTTTCACAGCTGTCACCTGAAAAGACAGCCCATTCCAGAAATTCTTGTCACACATGACCTTAAATATGGAGagcttaataataataataataataatatgataatatcaTGTAATTACAAAGAAAGCAAGCCATAGattaattttaatgttaattttagGAAGTATATATTGAGCCtgtgtgtatgtatatatgtggTATGTAAAGAGAATCAATGCTCAATATGCATTGATGGTAGAACAAATAGGAGCATTTTGGTCATGAAAATGATCAAAATACCTAAGAAGAGCATCTTGGGCCAATGCGAATGTTATTAATGAACGCTTATAACTAtatacttcaattttattttatttttggcattcACCCTGCTAAAAAGGGGAGAAGTTCAAATTTGTACAGGATTCTTGTCCACACCAATTCTTTTGTTTAGAGTGAAAATTTGTATGAACAAGTTTCTATCAGTCGTCTCTACCTTATGAATTTGCAAACAGAAGCAAAACCTTCGCTTAATTACATCTCCCATGAAGATTTTTCGGGTATGTTTCTGCTTATTTTTTAGTGGCTGGTAACGCCTATCAGAAGGAGAAAGAGAAGTAGAGTATGTTTACCATAGAAGAAGGTTCTTTTCTTTGATTGTCACAAAGGATGATCAAGTCACTAGCTGGTAAAGGAGAGAACAAAATGGAATGGCAACTGCATGCATTATAGAAATATTTAGGTTTCAATCTTAATTATTGCCATTCCACGGAGTAACAGACaattaatttctcaaaaataaaaatcataaaggGTAGATATTACAAGAGATCCCAAAGAGCAATTACCTTTCTCTGGTTATCAATCAATGGATTATCCATCAAACTAAGGACTGTATAAGCAACATCACCAGAGGAGTAATGAAATCAAAGTAAAGTAAGAGAACTTTATTTAGAAGAAGTCTAGCAAATTTCCTATACACTTGAGAACTCGAGAGGATTAACATCTGCAAATGGTAGAAACTGAACTCATTAAGTCTATCGATAAATTTTTGGATCAAATCACTTTTAAGTGTTCTAGCTCACTTTCCTATTAGTTACCTTGCAAACCGAATAGCCAAATacatgaatttgaaattaagatCTATCAAGTAACAGAACCAAGAAACAACCGAGGCTAATAAAAGAACGTACAGTTCCAATCTACTTTTGATGGGGCAAGTGATCATTCTGAAGGAATGGCTTCCTGCTGATAACTCAAACATAGGCTTTTGCCATATCAAGACAACCCTGGTAAATGATAGACTCTTTATCATTAGATTTTGTGTAGTGTCTATAAGCACTATCAGCCTATCACTTGAGAGTTGTTAATGTTATATTCGTACATATTTCATGACGTCAGGAAGGAAATGCTGAGATCAACTCTTGCTTGTTTTTCTACCCAAAAGGGACCCTTCaccaaatttcaaatattttcaagcaTAGCCTAAAATAAACCTAAATGATGAATGCTGCGAATAGATCCTTTATTTGTCAAGTGGTAGTTTCATACCCCACTAGAGGAAAAGATGGTTCCTATAGCATCTTCCTCcataacattattatttttttctcttcaaggCCAAATGCACATAAAATGAGCACTTTTCTCTTCAAGCATAGAGCGATAAATTGTGCAAAATTTGCCTTTAAGCCAAACAATAATCAGGAAACCCAAAAACATGAGCCAATCATAGACAGTTGTCGGCGAGATTTATTGAGAAACAAGCCCCCTAGAAAACCTACACAGCCATTACTTCTTTTGCTACTCCCACGAAACCTATGTGTTAGAAAACATACATGTGTTCTCATTAGCACCTATAATGGGGAAGTTTTGAATCCGGGTCCTGTCTTTTCCCCTAATTTCATACATATCTAAATTGTCTttgattggaaaccaaacaaGATTCCACTGTTCCAAGGCTCATGTGAGAGTGACTTCACCTCCTGAATGCTCTCCTCTTTTGGGAACATCTGATTCTGATTTGacaaaatatggaaaaagaagatgaaaccGTCCAGGTAAAATCTGGGTTTGAGTTTTCAACACGAGATCTATCTTGTAGTTTCCAAGAATTAATTGCCAACCCATAGGTGTCTGCCattttcattatcttttccCTTCAAATGAAATGACAGCACCAATAACCATTAATTAATTGACCAGATATTGATGGCCCAATTATGAAGATTTGATTTACAAAAGCTCAAAATTATTACCCTAAAAACAGTGCCCATAAAGGACCTGCTGTTCTTCCTTAACACAAAACAAAGCCATATATACCAATTCAATTCTCAGACAGTAAAGCAGCTAAAGTGAGCAAGCAGAAGGGGAGGAAAGGAAAGGAGAGTCAGAGAGAAGGATCcgcaaagagaaaaaaaaatgaagaactgACCACCATCTGAAACACAATCAAAATAAACAGGTGGTATGTATATGTAGTGCTAGACATATCTGACATATGATATATCCTTTGTAAAAAGGCCTTTCAAAGGCTTTACCAACTAAGAGTTGAATTGGGTATATATTACCCCATTAAAGCAAatggaagagagaaaagaaatggTGAAAGAGAGAGATGATGAATTTGAACACATGATCTGCAAAATCTACTGCATGGCATACATGAATTCTCAAGTACACATGTATGAGCAATTGAATTGCTCAGTTCCACATAGAGCATAAAAAGACAAGTACATTAACTCCTACTCCAAGTACTCTCAGTACTACTATTCGACTACTGCTACTAATACCATTACTGTTTGCATCAAAAGCAGATTCATCATCTAGGTAGCCCCAGATCTAAGCATTGTTTCTgtggaaacaaacaaaaaacacaaagagAGTCGAACAGCTTGATCATAGCTAGTAGATGGCTAGCACTTGGAAAAATAACTAACCCTAGATTAATTAATACTACTTAGAAATCGCAATATCCTTTTTTCTGAGAATGAGAATGATAAAGGGAGGTACCCATATGGATTAGGCCACTAAGAGGCTTGTTTGGAGATCTGGTGCACTGCTTTGTCCTTTAGTAATTCTACCATTAACTGGCTCCTGGAGGAGGCAGCTGTGGTGGCATCTGCTGCGGAAGGCGCTTCCGCTTCTTCTTCTCGTAGCTGATCCCCCTCGCTTTGGACTGCAAATCGCGAACCTCTCGGAGATAGAGCCTCACAGCCCTTGCCCCAAATGGGTTTGCTTCAGGCTTCCCTCCATTCTCTTCGAAGGCGGCGCGGAGGCGTCCGATGAGAGCATCCAGGCTTCCCCAGGCCTGGCGGAGAGGGCACGGGCAAGGCGCAGGAGGGTTTGGGTGGCCGTAGAAAGGGCAAATTGGGGTGTGGACTTTGGTCTTGCCGAATTGGTCCAGGTAGCGGAGGAATTCCAGGACATGAGCTCCGCTGCAGCGCGACAGCGACAGCGGTGGCCTGTGGTTTTTCAAGTATTGGCCGAAGGTGTTCCAGTCTCGGCGCTTCTGGTTCTCGTAGCGGCTGGGAGTGGTGGAAGCGGAAGAGGAGGAGGTCGCAGCTGAGCTGTTGCTGCTTGTGTTGATGCTGGTATTCTCAGAGTTGGAGCTGTCCATTTCTGGAATTGAATCCATGGATTGATCTCCTTCTTTCACCTTCGATCTCACACTTAAGGGATATGTAATCTTTTTGTTTCTGATTGTGGTGGTGACActgtgatttttgttttctacttCTTCTCCTACTTTCTTCCTCTAGCTAGGGTTTCCTTTCCTTCCTTGGGATGATTaaaacagaagaagaagaaaaaagaaaaagaagaagacgaGTGATCAAAGAGAGATCAATGCATCTATGCTTCGTATTATAACACTTCCAGTGGCTTCAGGTGTTTTATGGTTGATGGGAGCTATCACATGAGATGAGAGACACATAGAAAGAGAATGAAGTAGCAAATAAGGTTTTGAGCTGGTATATATAGGTAGatagatatataaatatgaatgaTATTATGGATGTTGGGGGGATGGATGAAGAGATTGATGGGAGAGTGAGAGGACTAGAGCAGTAGTACTCCTCTTTGAAGTTGGAGTTTCTTTGTTTGAGCAAAACTAGAAACCCTGATGGTCTGTGGTTCTACTGGTAGATTCACCAGTTTTGTTATCTGAAAATGTTAGGGGATTGGTTTTTTTCCTAAAAAGGGTGGAGCAACTCCACTCTTATCAATGGATTAATAATATTCTtattggagagagagagagagagagagttgtaGAAACCGGGGGGTTTGGGCTTCTGTGGAAATGGGAAAAGAGACAGTGAGTTGAGATGGAGACAAAAAAGTTTTGAGGGGTAAAATTCAAGGGAATAACATAATCTTGTCCATGTTGTGCTGAATGACATTTCTTTACTCACTGACCAAACTAGCCTTATtccaattttcctttctctcagACTTGAATTTGGCCCCATCCCACCCCTACCTGGCTTGAAATTATCACCCATTATACTCTACTTTGGTTGATGCAGCAAACAGGTGTGTACATGATCTATTCTTAACCAATAACAAGCTCAATTGGGTTAATTTTCCcaccttagaaaaaaaaaagaaaaaaaaacaattatttgtaTGGAAGCTAAAATAATTGAAACAGTTACCAAGACATCCACACTGAAATATAGGAGTAGATTAATATTGAAGACAATATTGCATGAACACTGGACCATATGACCTGAATTAAATATTAGTCCCAAATACTTCAACACAAGAGATGGATGACTGAATTTTAATTACAAGCAGTATCCTCTTGATCTCATGTTCCCCATTGTTGCTTGCCAGATTTGATTTTACTTCTTTTCATTCAATTATCTCtggttaaattaaattttccacCTTTTGTAAGTCACTATCTTTTGATTGTGAAATCCTCCTAACCCCCTACCTTTCACTTTCAATGATGAAAGAtaatccattttcatttttcaacacCCATTAGCCAATGAATCATGTCTACACTTTACAACTTAGCTAGCCATTGCTTTCATTTGGTGttcaatcaaatttaaatttacatgGTTGACCTCCATTACCTAATCTCTAGGGACTGAAGTTGAAGAACCCCCTTTGCTTGATTCATTTGGAGGACGAAAAAAAGCTTGTAACAGTGCTTGCTATAATTAAAACAGCTCCAAGTCTTTGGCTTAttgaggcttttttttttttttcaattctatgGCCCCAAGAGACCCACCTATGACTTTTCTAGACCAATTTTCACATGTTTTAGTActtattccatttttattaatCACTCAATAGAGGCCTATTTGGGAGAGGCATGGTTGCTTATTCGATTGGACGCATGAAAAATTGAAGCTAGCCCAGCTTAGTTCTTATATATACAGTGAATTT
Above is a genomic segment from Vitis riparia cultivar Riparia Gloire de Montpellier isolate 1030 chromosome 7, EGFV_Vit.rip_1.0, whole genome shotgun sequence containing:
- the LOC117917478 gene encoding protein LIGHT-DEPENDENT SHORT HYPOCOTYLS 4-like, translated to MDSIPEMDSSNSENTSINTSSNSSAATSSSSASTTPSRYENQKRRDWNTFGQYLKNHRPPLSLSRCSGAHVLEFLRYLDQFGKTKVHTPICPFYGHPNPPAPCPCPLRQAWGSLDALIGRLRAAFEENGGKPEANPFGARAVRLYLREVRDLQSKARGISYEKKKRKRLPQQMPPQLPPPGAS